One Ctenopharyngodon idella isolate HZGC_01 chromosome 9, HZGC01, whole genome shotgun sequence DNA window includes the following coding sequences:
- the spopla gene encoding speckle-type POZ protein-like A isoform X2 — protein sequence MSGVPTPPPPGEMSSGPVAESWCYTQVKVVKFSYMWTINNFSFCREEMGEVLKSSTFSSGPNDKMKWCLRVNPKGLDDESKDYLSLYLLLVSCPKSEVRAKFKFSLLNAKREETKAMESQRAYRFVQGKDWGFKKFIRRDFLLDEANGLLPDDKLTLFCEVSVVQDSVNISGQSNMNMLKVPECQLSDDLGNLWECSRFTDCTLYVGGQEFKAHKSILAARSPVFNAMFEHEMEESKKNRVDISDVEPEVFKEMMGFIYTGKAPNLEKMADSLLAAADKYALERLKVMCEEALCNSLSVENVADTLILADLHSAEQLKAQAIDFINRCSVLRQLGCKDGKNWNSNHATDIMETAGWKSMIQSHPHLVAEAFRALASAQCPHFGLPRKRLKQS from the exons ATGTCAGGGGTCCCAACCCCTCCTCCTCCAGGGGAGATGTCCAGTGGGCCTGTGGCAGAGAGCTGGTGCTATACCCAG GTCAAGGTAGTGAAATTTTCCTACATGTGGACAATAAACAACTTCAGCTTCTGTCGAGAAGAGATGGGTGAAGTTTTGAAGAGCTCTACCTTCTCCTCAGGGCCTAATGATAAGATGAAATG GTGCCTGCGGGTCAATCCGAAGGGACTCGATGATGAAAGTAAAGATTATCTATCGTTATATTTGCTATTAGTTAGTTGTCCAAAAAGTGAAGTCAGAGCCAAGTTCAAATTTTCTTTACTGAACGCTAAACGGGAGGAGACAAAAGCTATGG AAAGCCAAAGAGCCTATCGGTTTGTCCAAGGCAAAGACTGGGGCTTCAAAAAATTTATTAGGAGAGATTTTCTGCTTGATGAAGCAAATGGGCTGCTACCAGATGATAAACTCACGTTATTTTGTGAG gTAAGTGTTGTCCAGGACTCCGTGAACATCTCTGGACAGTCCAACATGAACATGTTGAAGGTTCCAGAGTGCCAGCTGTCCGATGACCTGGGTAACTTGTGGGAATGCTCACGCTTCACAGACTGCACTCTATATGTGGGGGGGCAGGAGTTCAAAGCCCACAAATCCATCCTGGCAG CGAGATCACCGGTCTTTAATGCCATGTTTGAACATGAAATGGAGGAGAGTAAAAAG aaccGAGTGGACATCAGCGATGTTGAACCAgaggtttttaaagaaatgatgGGCTTCATATACACGGGAAAAGCACCAAATTTAGAAAAAATGGCTGATAGTTTATTAGCTGCAGCTGATAAA TACGCTCTGGAGCGCTTAAAGGTCATGTGTGAGGAAGCCCTTTGCAACAGCCTCTCTGTGGAGAACGTGGCAGACACCCTCATCCTGGCTGACTTGCACAGCGCCGAACAGCTCAAAGCACAGGCCATAGATTTTATCAATAG GTGCAGTGTCCTCCGACAGCTGGGCTGTAAAGATGGGAAAAACTGGAATAGCAA TCATGCCACGGACATAATGGAGACCGCAGGCTGGAAGTCAATGATCCAGTCTCATCCTCACTTAGTGGCGGAGGCTTTCCGTGCGCTTGCGTCGGCACAGTGCCCCCACTTCGGCCTGCCCAGGAAGCGCCTAAAACAGTCGTGA
- the spopla gene encoding speckle-type POZ protein-like A isoform X1 — MARKGQVVKALGPSALLVVGSELAMSGVPTPPPPGEMSSGPVAESWCYTQVKVVKFSYMWTINNFSFCREEMGEVLKSSTFSSGPNDKMKWCLRVNPKGLDDESKDYLSLYLLLVSCPKSEVRAKFKFSLLNAKREETKAMESQRAYRFVQGKDWGFKKFIRRDFLLDEANGLLPDDKLTLFCEVSVVQDSVNISGQSNMNMLKVPECQLSDDLGNLWECSRFTDCTLYVGGQEFKAHKSILAARSPVFNAMFEHEMEESKKNRVDISDVEPEVFKEMMGFIYTGKAPNLEKMADSLLAAADKYALERLKVMCEEALCNSLSVENVADTLILADLHSAEQLKAQAIDFINRCSVLRQLGCKDGKNWNSNHATDIMETAGWKSMIQSHPHLVAEAFRALASAQCPHFGLPRKRLKQS, encoded by the exons ATGGCGAGGAAAG GTCAAGTGGTGAAAGCTTTGGGACCGTCAGCGCTTCTTGTAGTGGGGAGTGAGCTGGCGATGTCAGGGGTCCCAACCCCTCCTCCTCCAGGGGAGATGTCCAGTGGGCCTGTGGCAGAGAGCTGGTGCTATACCCAG GTCAAGGTAGTGAAATTTTCCTACATGTGGACAATAAACAACTTCAGCTTCTGTCGAGAAGAGATGGGTGAAGTTTTGAAGAGCTCTACCTTCTCCTCAGGGCCTAATGATAAGATGAAATG GTGCCTGCGGGTCAATCCGAAGGGACTCGATGATGAAAGTAAAGATTATCTATCGTTATATTTGCTATTAGTTAGTTGTCCAAAAAGTGAAGTCAGAGCCAAGTTCAAATTTTCTTTACTGAACGCTAAACGGGAGGAGACAAAAGCTATGG AAAGCCAAAGAGCCTATCGGTTTGTCCAAGGCAAAGACTGGGGCTTCAAAAAATTTATTAGGAGAGATTTTCTGCTTGATGAAGCAAATGGGCTGCTACCAGATGATAAACTCACGTTATTTTGTGAG gTAAGTGTTGTCCAGGACTCCGTGAACATCTCTGGACAGTCCAACATGAACATGTTGAAGGTTCCAGAGTGCCAGCTGTCCGATGACCTGGGTAACTTGTGGGAATGCTCACGCTTCACAGACTGCACTCTATATGTGGGGGGGCAGGAGTTCAAAGCCCACAAATCCATCCTGGCAG CGAGATCACCGGTCTTTAATGCCATGTTTGAACATGAAATGGAGGAGAGTAAAAAG aaccGAGTGGACATCAGCGATGTTGAACCAgaggtttttaaagaaatgatgGGCTTCATATACACGGGAAAAGCACCAAATTTAGAAAAAATGGCTGATAGTTTATTAGCTGCAGCTGATAAA TACGCTCTGGAGCGCTTAAAGGTCATGTGTGAGGAAGCCCTTTGCAACAGCCTCTCTGTGGAGAACGTGGCAGACACCCTCATCCTGGCTGACTTGCACAGCGCCGAACAGCTCAAAGCACAGGCCATAGATTTTATCAATAG GTGCAGTGTCCTCCGACAGCTGGGCTGTAAAGATGGGAAAAACTGGAATAGCAA TCATGCCACGGACATAATGGAGACCGCAGGCTGGAAGTCAATGATCCAGTCTCATCCTCACTTAGTGGCGGAGGCTTTCCGTGCGCTTGCGTCGGCACAGTGCCCCCACTTCGGCCTGCCCAGGAAGCGCCTAAAACAGTCGTGA